One Microbacterium trichothecenolyticum DNA window includes the following coding sequences:
- the leuA gene encoding 2-isopropylmalate synthase, with product MKNTQKPTSAPVHKYRPFHEQIRVDLPDRTWPSKRIEVAPRWCAVDLRDGNQALIDPMSPERKRVMFDLLVKMGYKEIEVGFPSASQTDFDFVRQLIEEDLIPADVTIQVLTQAREHLIARTYEAIAGAKQAIVHLYNSTSVLQREVVFRTDQQGVVDIALEGARLCKKYEATIPETEVYYEYSPESYTGTELEFALRICNEVLEVFQSTPERKVILNLPATVEMATPNVYADSIEWMSRNLNHRENVILSLHPHNDRGTAVAAAELGYLAGADRIEGCLFGNGERTGNVDLVALGVNLLTQGIDPQIDFSDIDQVKRTVEYCNQLPVPERSPWAGDLVFTAFSGSHQDAIKKGFEAMEARAAAEGKGIDDIEWAVPYLPIDPKDLGRSYEAVIRVNSQSGKGGVAYLLKADHAIDLPRKLQIEFSGVVQARTDAEGGEVSSDQIWDIFTDEYLPSKDDDQRWGRFELLSTRSSSDMSGDVHLDVSLRDGDETRPASAVGNGPVAAFLEIVRAQGFDVTLYDYVEHALSSGGDAQAAAYIELQVDDQRLWGVGIDGDISTASLKAIVSGVNRAIRTRQTTGALAGV from the coding sequence ATGAAGAACACCCAGAAGCCCACGTCCGCTCCGGTGCACAAGTACCGTCCGTTCCACGAGCAGATCCGGGTCGACCTGCCCGATCGCACGTGGCCCTCGAAGCGCATCGAGGTGGCGCCGCGCTGGTGCGCCGTCGACCTGCGCGACGGAAACCAGGCCCTCATCGACCCGATGAGCCCCGAGCGCAAGCGGGTCATGTTCGACCTGCTGGTGAAGATGGGCTACAAGGAGATCGAGGTCGGCTTCCCGAGCGCGAGCCAGACCGACTTCGACTTCGTGCGTCAGCTGATCGAAGAAGACCTGATCCCCGCCGACGTCACCATCCAGGTGCTGACGCAGGCCCGTGAGCACCTCATCGCCCGCACGTACGAGGCCATCGCCGGCGCGAAGCAGGCCATCGTGCACCTGTACAACTCGACGAGCGTGCTGCAGCGCGAGGTCGTGTTCCGCACCGACCAGCAGGGCGTCGTCGACATCGCCCTCGAGGGCGCGCGCCTGTGCAAGAAGTACGAGGCGACGATCCCCGAGACCGAGGTCTACTACGAGTACTCGCCCGAGAGCTACACCGGCACCGAGCTGGAGTTCGCGCTGCGCATCTGCAACGAGGTGCTCGAGGTCTTCCAGTCGACGCCCGAGCGCAAGGTCATCCTGAACCTGCCCGCGACCGTCGAGATGGCGACCCCCAACGTCTACGCCGATTCGATCGAGTGGATGTCGCGCAACCTGAACCACCGCGAGAACGTCATCCTGTCGCTGCACCCGCACAACGACCGCGGTACCGCCGTCGCGGCCGCGGAGCTGGGCTACCTGGCCGGCGCCGACCGCATCGAGGGATGCCTGTTCGGCAACGGTGAGCGCACCGGCAATGTCGACCTGGTCGCCCTGGGCGTCAACCTGCTGACGCAGGGCATCGACCCGCAGATCGACTTCAGCGACATCGACCAGGTCAAGCGCACGGTCGAGTACTGCAACCAGCTGCCCGTCCCCGAGCGCAGCCCCTGGGCCGGCGACCTGGTCTTCACCGCCTTCAGCGGTTCGCATCAGGATGCCATCAAGAAGGGCTTCGAGGCGATGGAGGCCCGTGCTGCCGCCGAGGGCAAGGGCATCGACGACATCGAGTGGGCCGTGCCGTACCTGCCCATCGACCCGAAGGACCTGGGGCGCTCGTACGAGGCCGTCATCCGGGTGAACTCGCAGTCGGGCAAGGGCGGTGTGGCCTACCTGCTGAAGGCGGATCACGCGATCGACCTGCCCCGCAAGCTCCAGATCGAGTTCTCGGGCGTCGTGCAGGCGCGCACCGACGCCGAGGGCGGCGAAGTCTCGAGCGACCAGATCTGGGACATCTTCACCGACGAGTACCTGCCGTCGAAGGACGACGACCAGCGCTGGGGACGCTTCGAGCTGCTGTCGACCCGTTCGTCGAGCGACATGTCGGGTGACGTGCACCTCGATGTCTCGCTGCGCGACGGCGACGAGACGCGCCCCGCTTCCGCCGTGGGCAACGGCCCCGTCGCCGCGTTCCTCGAGATCGTGCGCGCGCAAGGCTTCGACGTCACCCTGTACGACTATGTCGAGCACGCCCTCAGCTCGGGCGGCGACGCTCAGGCCGCGGCCTATATCGAACTGCAGGTCGACGACCAGCGCCTGTGGGGCGTCGGCATCGACGGCGACATCTCGACCGCGTCGCTCAAGGCGATCGTCTCGGGCGTGAACCGCGCCATCCGCACGCGCCAGACCACCGGGGCCCTCGCCGGCGTCTGA
- a CDS encoding trimeric intracellular cation channel family protein: protein MNAPTFIIPLWADLVAVALGGIQGALFASGFQGQRRLDLLGVAIIGILLGMGGGLIRDLLLGQTPATLQNNWYLLTATGAAIVGMLMSGLFQRLNRAIVMLDAVVIGLFGAFGTSKALALGLPAVPAIFVGVLAAVGGSVLRDVLMGLPVSIMHVGSLYAVAAGGGCAVLATVAAFGVPLPIAAVVGLVVTTVIRVLAVLFDLSLPEQRKLYRRKVAVETTGIPIIRTDDAE from the coding sequence GTGAACGCGCCCACCTTCATCATCCCCCTGTGGGCGGACCTCGTCGCCGTCGCGCTGGGCGGCATCCAGGGCGCGCTCTTCGCGTCGGGCTTCCAGGGCCAGCGCCGGCTCGACCTCCTGGGTGTGGCGATCATCGGCATCCTGCTCGGGATGGGCGGTGGACTCATCCGCGACCTCCTGCTGGGTCAGACCCCGGCGACGCTGCAGAACAACTGGTATCTGCTCACGGCGACGGGCGCCGCGATCGTCGGCATGCTGATGTCGGGACTCTTCCAACGTCTGAACCGCGCGATCGTCATGCTGGATGCCGTCGTGATCGGCCTCTTCGGAGCGTTCGGCACGTCCAAGGCGCTCGCTCTCGGTCTTCCGGCCGTGCCCGCGATCTTCGTCGGCGTGCTCGCCGCGGTGGGCGGCAGCGTGCTGCGCGACGTGCTGATGGGACTTCCCGTGTCGATCATGCACGTCGGGTCGCTCTACGCCGTCGCCGCGGGAGGCGGGTGCGCGGTGCTCGCGACCGTGGCCGCCTTCGGCGTGCCCCTCCCCATCGCCGCGGTCGTGGGGCTCGTGGTCACGACCGTGATCCGCGTGCTCGCGGTGCTGTTCGACCTGTCGCTGCCCGAGCAGCGCAAGCTCTACCGCCGGAAGGTCGCGGTCGAGACCACCGGCATCCCGATCATCCGCACCGACGACGCGGAGTAA
- the recO gene encoding DNA repair protein RecO yields MPTYRDEVVVLRTHKLGEADRILTLLSRRNGKIRAVAKGVRRTSSKFGSRLEPFMVADVQLFKGRNLDIVQQAESLGSYGADIVVNYDRYTTASAMVETADRLNEAEATPQQYLLLVGGLRSLARGDHSERSVLDSYLLRAMALSGWAPGLTECARCGTVGDHAFFLPQLGGMVCSTCAPAGSPRVAHDTVAMLRALMAGEWDTIDTAPGRTVAAASGLVAAYAQFHLERGIRSLSHLESHR; encoded by the coding sequence GTGCCCACCTACCGCGACGAAGTCGTGGTCCTGCGTACCCACAAGCTCGGGGAGGCGGACCGCATCCTCACCCTCCTCAGCCGCCGCAACGGCAAGATCCGCGCGGTCGCGAAGGGCGTGCGGCGCACGTCGTCGAAGTTCGGCTCGCGGCTCGAGCCGTTCATGGTCGCCGATGTCCAACTGTTCAAGGGGCGCAACCTCGACATCGTGCAGCAGGCCGAGTCGCTCGGCTCGTACGGCGCCGACATCGTCGTCAACTACGACCGGTACACCACCGCCAGCGCGATGGTCGAGACCGCCGACCGGCTCAACGAGGCCGAGGCGACCCCGCAGCAGTACCTCTTGCTCGTCGGGGGGCTGCGCTCGCTCGCGCGCGGAGATCATTCCGAACGCAGCGTGCTGGATTCTTACCTGCTGCGCGCCATGGCACTGTCGGGCTGGGCTCCCGGGTTGACCGAGTGCGCGCGGTGCGGCACGGTCGGCGACCACGCGTTCTTCCTTCCGCAGCTCGGCGGCATGGTCTGCTCCACGTGCGCGCCGGCCGGTTCACCCCGGGTCGCCCACGACACCGTCGCGATGCTGCGCGCCCTCATGGCGGGCGAGTGGGACACCATCGACACCGCCCCCGGCCGCACGGTCGCCGCGGCCTCGGGCCTCGTCGCCGCGTACGCGCAGTTCCATCTGGAGCGCGGCATCCGTTCCCTCTCGCACCTGGAGTCGCATCGATGA
- a CDS encoding isoprenyl transferase, which yields MTPKPFTHRDAVPYRPLDWTGEYPPVYPKGSVPEHVAIVMDGNGRWANRQGLTRVEGHRAGEAALLDVVAGAIQAGVKHLSVYAFSTENWSRSPDEVRFLMGFNREVLHRRRDQLNEWGVRIRWSGRKPRLWGSVIKELQHAERLTEGNSTLTLTMCVNYGGRVEIVDAMRRIGDDIAAGKLKPSAVTEKLIRKHLYQPDMPDVDLFVRSSGEQRTSNFLLWESAYAEMVFLDTLWPDFRRTHLWDAIGLYLSRDRRFGGAIDTPTGK from the coding sequence ATGACACCGAAGCCGTTCACGCACCGCGACGCCGTGCCGTACCGCCCGCTCGACTGGACGGGGGAGTACCCGCCCGTCTACCCCAAGGGGTCGGTGCCCGAGCACGTCGCGATCGTGATGGACGGCAACGGCCGCTGGGCCAACCGCCAGGGCCTCACGCGCGTCGAGGGTCACCGCGCGGGCGAGGCGGCGCTGCTCGACGTCGTCGCCGGAGCGATCCAGGCGGGCGTCAAGCACCTGTCGGTGTACGCGTTCTCGACCGAGAACTGGTCGCGCTCACCCGACGAGGTGCGCTTCCTCATGGGCTTCAACCGCGAGGTGCTGCACCGCCGCCGCGACCAGCTGAACGAGTGGGGCGTGCGCATCCGCTGGTCGGGACGCAAGCCGCGCCTGTGGGGCTCGGTCATCAAAGAGCTGCAGCACGCCGAGCGCCTCACCGAGGGCAACTCCACCCTGACCCTGACGATGTGCGTCAACTACGGCGGACGTGTGGAGATCGTGGATGCCATGCGCCGGATCGGCGACGACATCGCGGCCGGGAAGCTCAAGCCGTCCGCCGTGACAGAGAAGCTGATCCGCAAGCACCTTTACCAGCCCGACATGCCCGACGTCGACCTGTTCGTGCGCTCGAGCGGCGAGCAGCGCACCTCGAACTTCCTGCTGTGGGAGTCGGCATACGCCGAGATGGTCTTCCTCGACACGCTGTGGCCGGACTTCCGCCGCACGCACCTCTGGGACGCGATCGGGCTCTACCTCTCCCGCGACCGCCGCTTCGGCGGTGCGATCGACACCCCCACCGGGAAATGA
- a CDS encoding DsbA family oxidoreductase — MTDAIKIDVWSDIACPWCYIGKRNLENGLAATADDDDAPVVEIEYHSFELSPDTPEDFDGGEVDYLSQHKGISPAQAREMLDRVTGVAADAGLAYRFDILKHTNTVKAHELLHFAKENGKQLELAEVLMSAYFLEGKHVGRDDDLVALAAEVGLDEDAAREALASQRYRAAVRADQEQAQQFGITGVPFFVIDGKYGVSGAQPVEAFSQIARQVWGERREASATADA, encoded by the coding sequence ATGACGGATGCCATCAAGATCGACGTGTGGAGCGACATCGCCTGCCCATGGTGCTACATCGGCAAGCGAAACCTCGAGAACGGCCTCGCCGCGACGGCCGATGACGACGACGCTCCGGTCGTCGAGATCGAGTACCACTCGTTCGAGCTCTCGCCCGACACCCCCGAGGACTTCGACGGGGGAGAGGTCGATTACCTCTCGCAGCACAAGGGCATCTCGCCCGCCCAGGCGCGCGAGATGCTCGACCGGGTGACCGGTGTCGCCGCCGACGCTGGTCTCGCGTACCGCTTCGACATCCTCAAGCACACCAACACCGTGAAGGCGCACGAACTCTTGCACTTCGCGAAAGAGAACGGCAAGCAGCTCGAGCTGGCCGAGGTGCTCATGTCGGCGTACTTCCTCGAGGGCAAGCACGTGGGTCGCGACGACGACCTCGTCGCCCTGGCCGCCGAGGTGGGTCTCGACGAGGATGCCGCCCGCGAGGCGCTCGCGTCGCAGCGCTACCGGGCCGCTGTCCGTGCCGACCAGGAGCAGGCGCAGCAGTTCGGGATCACCGGCGTGCCGTTCTTCGTGATCGACGGCAAGTACGGCGTGAGCGGGGCGCAGCCGGTCGAGGCGTTCTCGCAGATCGCCCGCCAGGTGTGGGGCGAGCGACGCGAGGCATCCGCGACCGCCGACGCCTGA
- the dusB gene encoding tRNA dihydrouridine synthase DusB, with amino-acid sequence MNTALAPARTLRIGNIELDAPVVLAPMAGITNTAFRRLCREYGAGLYVSEMITTRALVERNDTTMRLIRHHESETPRSIQLYGVDPATVEAAVRIIVDEDHADHIDLNFGCPVPKVTRRGGGAALPWKTTLFREIVERAVRAAGDKPLTIKMRKGIDADHLTYLEAGRIAEGAGVASIALHARTASEFYSGHADWSAITKLKETVTSVPVLGNGDIWSADDAARMMAETGCDGVVVGRGCLGRPWLFGDLARALGEPGAAHGEPVDATLGFVANAFRRHAELLVEFFEDEGRGCRDIRKHVAWYFKGYPVGGELRASLATASTLDEIDELLATMELDAPYPGAAAEGQRGRAGTPKRPALPDRWLDSHEIGDAAGRELAEAELHHSGG; translated from the coding sequence GTGAACACGGCATTGGCTCCGGCGCGGACGCTCCGCATCGGCAACATCGAGCTCGACGCTCCCGTCGTCCTCGCTCCGATGGCCGGCATCACGAACACGGCGTTCCGTCGCCTGTGTCGCGAATACGGTGCCGGGCTGTACGTGAGTGAGATGATCACGACGCGCGCCCTCGTCGAGCGCAACGACACGACCATGCGGCTCATCCGCCACCACGAGTCCGAGACTCCGCGCTCGATCCAGCTGTACGGCGTCGACCCGGCGACGGTCGAGGCGGCCGTGCGCATCATCGTCGACGAAGACCACGCCGACCACATCGATCTCAACTTCGGCTGCCCCGTCCCCAAGGTCACCCGCCGCGGCGGGGGAGCCGCACTGCCCTGGAAGACCACCCTGTTCCGCGAGATCGTCGAGCGGGCCGTCCGCGCCGCGGGCGACAAGCCCCTCACGATCAAGATGCGCAAGGGCATCGACGCCGACCACCTCACCTACCTCGAGGCCGGCCGGATCGCCGAGGGGGCCGGCGTGGCATCCATCGCCCTGCACGCGCGCACCGCGAGCGAGTTCTACTCGGGCCACGCGGACTGGTCGGCGATCACGAAGCTCAAAGAGACCGTCACGAGCGTTCCCGTCCTCGGCAACGGCGACATCTGGTCGGCCGACGACGCCGCGCGCATGATGGCCGAGACCGGCTGCGACGGTGTCGTGGTGGGCCGTGGCTGCCTCGGCCGCCCGTGGCTCTTCGGCGACCTCGCCCGCGCACTCGGCGAGCCCGGAGCCGCCCACGGCGAGCCCGTCGACGCCACGCTGGGCTTCGTCGCGAACGCCTTCCGCCGCCATGCCGAACTCCTCGTCGAGTTCTTCGAAGACGAGGGCCGCGGATGCCGAGACATCCGCAAGCACGTCGCCTGGTACTTCAAGGGTTACCCGGTCGGCGGAGAGCTGCGCGCGAGCCTCGCCACGGCGTCGACCCTCGACGAGATCGACGAGCTGCTGGCCACGATGGAGCTCGACGCGCCCTACCCGGGAGCCGCCGCCGAGGGTCAGCGCGGGCGCGCCGGCACGCCGAAGCGCCCGGCGCTGCCCGACCGGTGGCTCGACTCGCACGAGATCGGCGACGCCGCCGGTCGCGAGCTCGCCGAAGCGGAGCTGCACCACAGTGGCGGCTGA
- a CDS encoding deoxyguanosinetriphosphate triphosphohydrolase: MTVASARPLGYADADAARFHEEKHRSQRDDFARDRARVLHSAALRRLAAKTQVLSPASPADFARNRLTHSLEVAQVGRELATALQLSPDVVDTACLSHDLGHPPFGHNGERALNDWASDIGGFEGNAQTLRILTRLEPKVFGADEPFGLNLTRASLDATCKYPWTVDEPVPDPGGRLKFGVYPDDEPVFHWMRGGAPARQRCIEAEVMDLSDDIAYSVHDFEDAVVNRYVDPARLASRVGREGLLDAIQRWVGYDFVRDDLAQGLDRLMAMPEWIHSFDGTRPALARLKNLTSDLIGRFARAATAATREAYPADELTRYRARVIVPAEVETEMAVLKGIIGATVVSIDGRKVLYREQRHVLKRLASALWENPGALDALHAPDFAAAEDDTARRRVVVDQVASLTDQLAIAWHNRLVGDVDAAELGVWAPGARPPRGADA, encoded by the coding sequence GTGACGGTGGCGTCCGCCCGCCCGCTCGGGTACGCGGATGCCGATGCCGCCCGGTTCCACGAAGAGAAGCACCGCTCGCAGCGCGACGATTTCGCCCGCGACCGTGCTCGCGTGCTGCACTCCGCCGCCCTGCGCCGCCTCGCCGCGAAGACGCAGGTGCTGAGCCCGGCCAGCCCCGCCGACTTCGCCCGCAACCGCCTCACGCACTCGCTCGAGGTCGCCCAGGTCGGACGCGAGCTCGCGACGGCCCTGCAGCTCTCACCCGATGTCGTCGACACGGCGTGCCTGAGCCACGATCTCGGCCACCCGCCCTTCGGCCACAACGGCGAGCGGGCGCTGAACGACTGGGCATCCGACATCGGCGGCTTCGAGGGCAACGCGCAGACCCTGCGCATCCTCACGCGCCTCGAACCCAAGGTGTTCGGTGCCGACGAACCATTCGGACTCAATCTGACGCGCGCCAGCCTCGACGCCACGTGCAAGTACCCGTGGACGGTCGACGAACCCGTCCCCGACCCCGGCGGGCGCCTCAAGTTCGGCGTGTACCCCGACGACGAGCCGGTGTTCCACTGGATGCGCGGGGGAGCGCCCGCGCGGCAGCGCTGCATCGAGGCCGAGGTCATGGACCTCTCCGACGACATCGCCTACTCGGTCCACGACTTCGAAGACGCCGTCGTCAACCGTTACGTCGACCCCGCCCGTCTGGCATCCCGGGTCGGACGCGAGGGGCTGCTCGACGCGATCCAGCGCTGGGTCGGCTACGACTTCGTCCGCGACGACCTCGCGCAGGGGCTCGACCGGCTCATGGCCATGCCGGAGTGGATCCACTCCTTCGACGGCACGCGCCCCGCTCTTGCGCGGCTCAAGAACCTCACCTCCGACCTCATCGGACGCTTCGCACGCGCGGCGACCGCGGCCACCCGCGAGGCGTACCCGGCCGACGAGCTCACGCGCTACCGCGCGCGCGTCATCGTCCCCGCCGAGGTCGAGACCGAGATGGCGGTGCTGAAGGGCATCATCGGTGCGACTGTGGTCTCGATCGACGGCCGCAAGGTGCTGTATCGCGAGCAACGGCACGTCCTCAAGCGCTTGGCATCCGCCCTCTGGGAGAACCCGGGAGCCCTCGACGCGCTGCACGCCCCCGATTTCGCCGCCGCGGAGGACGACACCGCCCGCCGCCGGGTCGTCGTCGACCAGGTCGCGAGCCTGACCGACCAACTCGCGATCGCCTGGCACAACCGCCTGGTGGGCGACGTGGATGCCGCCGAGCTCGGCGTCTGGGCTCCGGGTGCGCGTCCGCCGCGCGGGGCGGATGCCTGA
- the dnaG gene encoding DNA primase — translation MPRIRQSDVEEVKARVNIADVVGERVALKPAGVGSMKGLCPFHDERSPSFHVRPQVGYYHCFGCGESGDVYSFLRAMDHVSFTEAVERMAARVGYTLHYEDGGPAPETTGRSRLYAANAAAAEYFRAQLMTPEAETGRRFLGDRGFDAGAAAHFGVGYAPKGWSHLMDHLLAQKFSRDELLQAGLVSQGQRGVYDRFRGRLVWPIRDVTGQVIGFGARKLFDDDQGPKYLNTPETPIYKKAQVLYGLDLAKRDISRSHRVVVVEGYTDVMACHLAGVTTAIASCGTAFGSDHITVLRRVMGDDSSSGEVVFTFDPDAAGQKAALRAFADEKRFAAQTYVAVAPEGLDPCDLRLQRGDGAVRALMDNKAPMFEFVIDQRLKDFDLGSVEGRAGALRAAAPIVADIRDPALRPGYVRVLARRLGLDMPEVQAAVERAARGADRAEKRETTREADAAPVAVAVTMASLPNTRDVALERGAMMAFLQYGHRIEPELFLRALQTPFGHPALEAVRSTLASTDLSQPGWAVTAVEAVREPFRSLAAELLTAEFPARTEEGAVVAANDLSRRLLVRELERQKAELLREVQRVPADTDEGRRLGLRLRDLEADRQRLIAS, via the coding sequence ATGCCCCGCATCCGCCAGTCCGACGTCGAGGAGGTCAAGGCGCGGGTCAACATCGCCGATGTCGTCGGTGAGCGGGTGGCGCTGAAGCCCGCTGGCGTCGGGTCGATGAAGGGCCTGTGTCCCTTCCACGACGAGCGCAGCCCCAGCTTCCACGTGCGTCCGCAGGTGGGGTACTACCACTGCTTCGGCTGCGGCGAGTCGGGCGATGTGTACTCGTTCCTGCGGGCGATGGACCACGTGTCCTTCACGGAGGCCGTCGAGCGGATGGCCGCGCGCGTGGGCTACACGCTGCACTACGAGGACGGCGGCCCCGCCCCCGAGACGACGGGCCGCTCGCGGCTGTACGCCGCCAACGCCGCGGCCGCGGAGTACTTCCGCGCGCAGCTGATGACACCGGAGGCCGAGACGGGTCGGCGGTTCCTCGGCGACCGCGGTTTCGACGCCGGCGCGGCCGCGCACTTCGGTGTCGGCTACGCGCCGAAGGGCTGGTCGCACCTCATGGACCACCTGCTCGCGCAGAAGTTCTCGCGCGACGAGTTGCTGCAGGCGGGACTCGTGTCCCAGGGCCAGCGTGGTGTCTACGACCGTTTCCGCGGACGACTCGTCTGGCCCATCCGCGACGTGACGGGCCAGGTCATCGGCTTCGGCGCGCGCAAGCTGTTCGACGACGACCAGGGCCCCAAGTACCTCAACACCCCCGAGACGCCGATCTACAAGAAGGCGCAGGTGCTCTACGGTCTCGATCTCGCCAAACGCGACATCTCGCGCTCGCACCGCGTCGTCGTCGTCGAGGGGTACACCGACGTGATGGCGTGCCACCTCGCCGGAGTGACCACGGCGATCGCGTCGTGCGGCACCGCGTTCGGCAGCGACCACATCACGGTGCTCCGCCGCGTCATGGGCGACGACAGCTCCTCGGGAGAGGTCGTGTTCACCTTCGATCCGGATGCCGCGGGTCAGAAGGCGGCGCTGCGCGCCTTCGCCGACGAGAAGCGTTTCGCCGCCCAGACGTACGTCGCCGTCGCCCCCGAGGGCCTCGACCCGTGCGATCTGCGCCTCCAGCGCGGTGACGGTGCCGTGCGAGCGCTCATGGACAACAAGGCGCCGATGTTCGAGTTCGTCATCGACCAGCGCCTGAAGGACTTCGACCTCGGCAGCGTCGAGGGGCGCGCCGGGGCGCTCCGGGCCGCGGCCCCGATCGTCGCCGACATCCGCGACCCCGCTCTGCGACCCGGGTACGTCCGCGTGCTGGCCCGGCGACTCGGTCTCGACATGCCCGAAGTCCAGGCCGCGGTGGAGCGCGCGGCGCGCGGGGCCGACCGGGCCGAGAAGCGCGAGACGACGCGCGAGGCCGATGCGGCCCCCGTCGCGGTGGCCGTGACGATGGCGTCTCTGCCCAACACCCGCGACGTGGCTCTCGAGCGCGGCGCGATGATGGCGTTCCTCCAGTACGGGCACCGGATCGAGCCCGAGCTGTTCCTGCGCGCGTTGCAGACGCCGTTCGGCCACCCCGCCCTCGAAGCGGTGCGGAGCACCTTGGCATCCACGGATCTGTCCCAACCCGGTTGGGCCGTCACAGCCGTCGAGGCGGTCCGCGAGCCGTTCCGCTCCCTGGCCGCGGAGTTGCTCACGGCCGAGTTCCCGGCGCGCACCGAGGAGGGGGCGGTCGTCGCGGCGAACGATCTCTCCCGGCGCCTGCTCGTCCGCGAACTCGAGCGGCAGAAGGCCGAGCTGCTGCGCGAGGTGCAGCGCGTCCCGGCCGACACCGACGAGGGACGCCGACTCGGGCTCCGCCTGCGTGACCTCGAGGCCGATCGCCAGCGTCTCATCGCCTCCTGA